Proteins from one Halogeometricum sp. S1BR25-6 genomic window:
- a CDS encoding GNAT family N-acetyltransferase, whose product MNGTNETPETEEYRPGYDSDDGYRRYDPEIDRTISLRPATLERDAARLHAWLGSDHVKPYWQLDLPPTEFRERLAEKLSDDHLTPYVGCLDHVPMSYWECYRAADDDVANHYDADPADRGVHLLVGPEEYLGHGYARPLLRAVVAMQFERSNAERVIAEPDARNDRAIRVFERCGFESEGEFRFEEAGKDAVLLVCERERFEAEVLEGDGADGPARPTEVRR is encoded by the coding sequence ATGAACGGAACGAACGAGACGCCCGAGACCGAAGAGTACCGGCCCGGCTACGACAGCGACGACGGCTATCGGCGATACGACCCGGAGATAGACAGGACGATTTCGCTTCGTCCGGCGACGCTCGAACGCGACGCGGCGCGACTGCACGCGTGGCTCGGGTCCGACCACGTGAAGCCGTACTGGCAGTTGGACCTTCCTCCCACCGAGTTCCGCGAGCGACTGGCCGAGAAGCTCTCGGACGACCATCTGACGCCCTACGTCGGCTGTCTGGACCACGTCCCGATGAGCTACTGGGAGTGCTATCGGGCGGCCGACGACGACGTCGCAAACCACTACGACGCCGACCCCGCTGACAGGGGAGTGCACCTGCTCGTCGGCCCCGAGGAGTACCTCGGGCACGGCTACGCGCGCCCGTTGCTGCGCGCCGTCGTCGCCATGCAGTTCGAGCGCTCGAACGCCGAACGCGTGATAGCCGAACCGGACGCGCGGAACGACCGCGCGATTCGCGTCTTCGAGCGCTGCGGGTTCGAGTCGGAGGGGGAGTTCCGCTTCGAGGAGGCCGGGAAGGACGCCGTGCTGTTGGTCTGCGAGCGGGAGCGATTCGAGGCGGAGGTGCTCGAGGGCGATGGGGCCGACGGGCCGGCGCGCCCGACGGAGGTGCGTCGATGA
- a CDS encoding IucA/IucC family protein yields the protein MSLGVERETGAVDAAERADDATVHAFLNCYLRETGAYEVLDGEDAAVAGVEPGPGGLLRATLPAQGIDLLAPLSYRSPTERHLFETPVRYRLPGGDAHPADAATLASLVVKDLSLSREGDAVPDELLARVLGSKRAVESFVAARAGDEERLYGESVTFRDAEQALVFGHHRHPTPKSREGISERNRGTYAPELRGSFPLEYVRADPDLVTSDSALDRDAASWVKEVLRADPEVSESFVAKHVESDDVLLPVHPWQADYLLDRPHVRAHLGDGLEHLGAVGRTFYPSTSVRTLYSPDAPFMVKSSMNVAITNSVRTNKRAELERGVAVAELLATEFGDELASEFPDFDVVRDPAYLALDVGEGPESGLETILRANPFRGETGERSTPVVSLCQDAIRGKSRLGRLVSSIAEREGRREAAVSEEWFRRYLEVGIRPILWLYLEGGVGVEAHQQNSVLTLDDEGYPSEFRYRDNQGFYFPESRYDAVDAYLPGVGERADTVCPDAVADERLRYYVVLNNAFDVVNAFGTAGLVDERRLLGLLYDELERARERYDHPDSDFLDPLLESPTVPCKGNLLTRFRGLDELENELEEQSVYADVTNPLVTELDR from the coding sequence GTGAGCCTCGGCGTCGAACGCGAGACGGGCGCCGTCGACGCCGCCGAACGCGCCGACGACGCGACGGTTCACGCGTTCCTGAACTGCTACCTGCGAGAGACGGGCGCGTACGAGGTGCTCGACGGAGAAGACGCCGCCGTCGCCGGGGTCGAACCCGGTCCCGGCGGCCTCCTCCGAGCGACGCTCCCCGCGCAGGGAATCGACCTGTTGGCGCCGCTCTCGTACCGCTCGCCGACCGAGCGGCACCTATTCGAGACGCCGGTTCGCTACCGTCTGCCGGGGGGAGACGCGCACCCCGCCGACGCCGCGACGCTCGCCTCGCTGGTGGTCAAAGACCTCTCGCTGTCGCGCGAGGGCGACGCCGTGCCGGACGAACTGCTGGCGCGGGTCCTCGGAAGCAAACGGGCGGTCGAGTCGTTCGTCGCGGCACGCGCGGGCGACGAGGAGCGACTCTACGGCGAGAGCGTGACGTTCCGGGACGCGGAGCAGGCCCTCGTCTTCGGTCACCACCGGCACCCGACGCCGAAGAGCCGCGAGGGAATCTCGGAGCGAAATCGGGGGACGTACGCGCCGGAACTGCGCGGGTCGTTCCCGCTGGAGTACGTCCGCGCCGACCCCGACCTCGTTACTTCGGACTCGGCGCTGGACCGGGACGCGGCGTCGTGGGTGAAGGAGGTGCTCCGGGCGGACCCCGAAGTTTCCGAGTCGTTCGTCGCGAAGCACGTCGAGAGCGACGACGTACTCCTGCCGGTCCACCCCTGGCAGGCCGACTATCTGCTCGACCGCCCGCACGTTCGAGCACACCTCGGCGACGGACTCGAACACCTCGGTGCGGTCGGCCGGACGTTTTACCCGAGCACCTCCGTGCGGACGCTGTACAGCCCCGACGCGCCGTTCATGGTCAAATCCTCCATGAACGTCGCCATCACGAACTCCGTGCGGACGAACAAGCGCGCCGAACTCGAACGCGGCGTCGCCGTCGCGGAACTCCTGGCGACCGAGTTCGGCGACGAACTGGCGTCCGAGTTCCCCGACTTCGACGTCGTCCGCGACCCGGCGTACCTCGCCTTAGACGTCGGGGAGGGACCCGAATCCGGGCTGGAGACCATCCTGCGCGCGAACCCCTTCCGCGGCGAGACGGGCGAGCGCTCGACGCCCGTCGTCTCGCTGTGTCAGGACGCCATCCGGGGGAAATCACGACTGGGTCGCCTCGTCTCGTCCATCGCGGAGCGAGAGGGTCGGCGCGAGGCGGCCGTGAGCGAGGAGTGGTTCCGGCGCTACCTCGAAGTCGGCATTCGGCCCATCCTGTGGCTCTACCTCGAAGGCGGCGTCGGCGTCGAGGCGCACCAGCAGAACTCGGTGCTCACCCTCGACGACGAGGGCTACCCGAGCGAGTTCCGCTACCGCGACAATCAGGGCTTTTACTTCCCCGAGTCGCGGTACGACGCCGTCGACGCCTACCTCCCCGGCGTCGGGGAGCGGGCGGACACGGTCTGCCCGGACGCCGTCGCCGACGAGCGACTCCGCTACTACGTCGTGCTGAACAACGCCTTCGACGTGGTGAACGCGTTCGGAACCGCCGGACTCGTCGACGAGCGCCGCCTCCTGGGACTCCTGTACGACGAACTCGAACGCGCCCGCGAGCGCTACGACCACCCCGACTCCGACTTTCTCGACCCCCTTCTGGAGTCGCCGACGGTGCCCTGCAAGGGGAACCTCCTCACCCGCTTCCGCGGGCTGGACGAACTGGAGAACGAACTCGAAGAACAGTCCGTCTACGCGGACGTGACCAACCCGCTCGTCACCGAACTCGACCGATGA
- a CDS encoding GNAT family N-acetyltransferase has protein sequence MSGPAFLHGDGVTLCPADQSDLGFLCEHENDPRVRSSRAVITPTSADQVTARLGGTMGQNEESVGLLVRAGGERVGFVYLVREESNAVEFQFAEVAYWVAHEHWNEGYATAAVAAMVEYGFDELGLHRVKAATFADNEASQRVLEKVGFEREGVAREEAYVEGTWRDCVDYGLLEGEWRDGD, from the coding sequence ATGTCCGGACCGGCGTTTCTCCACGGCGACGGCGTTACGCTCTGCCCCGCCGACCAGTCGGACCTCGGATTTCTCTGCGAACACGAGAACGACCCGCGAGTTCGGTCGTCGCGAGCGGTCATCACGCCGACCAGCGCCGACCAGGTTACGGCCCGCCTCGGCGGGACGATGGGACAGAACGAGGAGAGCGTCGGTCTGTTAGTCCGCGCCGGAGGCGAGCGAGTCGGGTTCGTCTACCTCGTCCGCGAGGAGTCGAACGCCGTCGAATTCCAGTTCGCCGAGGTGGCCTACTGGGTCGCACACGAACACTGGAACGAGGGCTACGCGACGGCCGCCGTCGCGGCGATGGTCGAGTACGGGTTCGACGAACTGGGTCTCCACCGGGTAAAAGCCGCCACGTTCGCCGACAACGAGGCTTCGCAGCGAGTTTTGGAGAAAGTCGGCTTCGAGCGGGAGGGCGTCGCTCGCGAGGAGGCGTACGTCGAGGGGACGTGGCGCGACTGCGTCGACTACGGCCTCCTCGAAGGCGAGTGGCGGGATGGAGACTGA
- a CDS encoding IucA/IucC family protein: MNPNDTIRDDALDADVWETVERRLLAKMLEEFAYEEIVDPERVETGAGSDREAGSASDGGTYRFELGDAAYRFRAEERLMESLSVDGDSVERRATDGTTAGSGGDEGWNDLGDPLTLLRDVGESTELEGLTEGNLVREYKRTLLADAHVEARARRRTDDGGEFDPLDLGYAELEGEMDGHPWLTYNKGRLGWGYDDYREYAPETKNPVTLSWVAISREKATFVSTDELDHDSLVKGELGDRYGTFRERLESEGLDPDDYYFLPVHDWQWEHSVVPLFPDDIARDDIVPLGEGPDEYLPQQSVRTFVNVDSEAKHHVKVPMRILNTLVWRGLPGERTELAPTVTEYVKGIRENDEFLREEGLILPGEVAGLNYDHDDFTDIDGSPYQYHELLGTVWREPIYEFLEDEERAVTLSSLMHVDGEGVPYVSRLIEASGLTADEWLSEFFETVLPPLLHYLYRYGTVFSPHGQNTILVVEDGVPSRLAVKDFVDDVNVSDRPLPELEALPDEVHEVLRKEPPEGLCQFVFSGLFVCVLRYVADVLERHEDYAEERFWTHAREAVLAYQAEFPELEDRFELFDLLRPEFTKLALNRNRIFEYGYDDAPGRPHAAEHGTVRNPLHAVAEDDADDAARPHAADD, encoded by the coding sequence ATGAATCCGAACGACACTATCCGAGACGACGCACTGGACGCGGACGTGTGGGAGACGGTCGAGCGCCGACTCCTCGCGAAGATGCTCGAAGAGTTCGCCTACGAGGAAATCGTCGACCCCGAACGGGTCGAAACGGGTGCGGGAAGCGACCGAGAGGCCGGTTCCGCGTCCGACGGCGGCACCTACCGCTTCGAACTCGGCGACGCGGCCTACCGCTTCCGCGCCGAGGAGCGACTGATGGAGAGCCTGTCCGTCGACGGCGACAGCGTGGAGCGACGCGCGACCGACGGGACGACCGCCGGAAGCGGCGGGGACGAGGGGTGGAACGACCTCGGCGACCCGCTCACCCTGCTCCGCGACGTCGGCGAATCGACCGAACTCGAGGGCCTGACGGAGGGGAACCTCGTGCGGGAGTACAAGCGGACGCTCCTCGCGGACGCGCACGTCGAAGCGAGAGCGCGGCGACGGACGGACGACGGCGGGGAGTTTGACCCGCTCGACCTCGGCTACGCCGAACTGGAGGGAGAGATGGACGGCCATCCGTGGCTCACGTACAACAAGGGCCGCCTCGGGTGGGGATACGACGACTACCGCGAGTACGCCCCCGAGACCAAAAACCCGGTCACGCTGTCGTGGGTCGCCATCAGCAGGGAGAAGGCGACGTTCGTCTCGACGGACGAACTCGACCACGACTCGCTCGTGAAGGGGGAACTCGGCGACCGCTACGGGACGTTCCGCGAGCGGTTGGAATCGGAGGGTCTGGACCCCGACGACTACTACTTCCTCCCGGTGCACGACTGGCAGTGGGAGCACAGCGTCGTCCCCCTGTTTCCGGACGACATCGCCCGCGACGACATCGTTCCACTGGGCGAGGGACCGGACGAGTACCTCCCCCAGCAGTCGGTGCGGACGTTCGTCAACGTCGATTCGGAGGCGAAACACCACGTGAAAGTGCCGATGCGAATCCTGAACACGCTCGTCTGGCGCGGGTTGCCCGGCGAGCGAACGGAACTCGCGCCGACGGTGACGGAGTACGTCAAGGGAATCCGCGAGAACGACGAGTTCCTGCGGGAGGAAGGACTGATTCTCCCCGGCGAGGTTGCCGGTCTGAACTACGACCATGACGACTTCACCGACATCGACGGGTCGCCGTATCAGTACCACGAACTGCTCGGCACGGTGTGGCGGGAGCCGATATACGAGTTCTTAGAGGACGAAGAGCGGGCGGTGACGCTGTCGTCGCTGATGCACGTCGACGGCGAGGGCGTCCCCTACGTTTCGCGGCTGATCGAGGCGTCGGGGCTCACCGCCGACGAGTGGCTCTCTGAGTTCTTCGAGACCGTACTCCCGCCGCTCCTGCACTACCTCTACCGCTACGGGACGGTGTTCTCGCCGCACGGGCAGAACACCATCCTCGTCGTCGAGGACGGCGTTCCATCCAGACTCGCGGTCAAGGACTTCGTCGACGACGTGAACGTGAGCGACAGACCGCTCCCCGAGTTGGAGGCGCTCCCCGACGAGGTGCACGAGGTGCTCCGGAAGGAACCGCCGGAGGGGTTGTGTCAGTTCGTCTTCTCGGGGCTGTTCGTCTGCGTCCTCCGGTACGTCGCGGACGTACTCGAACGGCACGAAGACTACGCCGAAGAGCGGTTCTGGACCCACGCCAGGGAGGCGGTTTTGGCCTACCAAGCCGAGTTCCCGGAACTGGAGGACAGATTCGAACTGTTCGACCTGCTCCGACCGGAGTTCACGAAACTCGCGCTGAATCGAAACCGCATCTTCGAGTACGGCTACGACGACGCGCCGGGGCGCCCGCACGCCGCCGAGCACGGAACGGTGCGGAACCCGCTGCACGCCGTCGCCGAGGACGATGCCGATGACGCGGCACGACCGCACGCGGCCGACGATTAG
- a CDS encoding BGTF surface domain-containing protein encodes MTKANDMRALLMAALVVLSVFAGVGTVSAIDTSTVDDDSAQNVAVGQDTARQEVVFETTLDEDESEDISIDTNDIPNTDLLAVGVTFDGSGNFSVSDKSVDDGVAEFTVQNDGDDTETVEVTATLVYDTSEAELDDLGEYDLTVDGDGTDGETASFNLTANAVGDGDVNFQGETVHVDVSSLSGDLVLREVEDRGDEETSFISQLTPENGYVEIDTDDLEGDYVVMGEDGFDNGVFFEIAEQDLSAEWDEDSVTQNDEVDLVFDSGRGDYLVEVSADGLDADELEIMFGDASQYVATNEEDDSVYLEGDTDTTITAEVTDDIDAGEYDFEFQVTDTTASDSDELEIGEENRNIDFSQSTYTEEVGDLAEITVQMEDTDQAYVFLGGDDVNYLEAVRLNDDDDDGEVTFSFNTFTGSEDGTDPFELVSEDDEIETVTGDIDVTEGEIGDNLDGEVDSRLEPGDYDLRASTSLQYNADEDEVEDEQDIAVLDLVGRSTNGISTLTAPGGSADGFDDTEELIESANQSDTVAIGDRLVVRVDASGVSGIINEDDIDSLQENGVYLGIEETDAGANADEESIPFDGGNAAIYRDESVAENQFFVVFETDQLDLDEDAEYQAYFRVGEEGEDVIDYVDEDEEERVSTTFTAEEPDANLDLNDDDQYEVVRSEEATVQFDTNLAGGSEVTVRLRSSESNSAFLLSNTVETTANGSVSTTFDTSDIEAGTEFDISVRSGGSDLANEDGVIINQTTPTPSDTPMDTPMTTDTPTDTPTDTPTDTPTDTPTETETSTPTTTGGSTPGFGVVVAVTALLAAALLATRRD; translated from the coding sequence ATGACAAAAGCAAACGACATGCGTGCCCTCCTGATGGCGGCGCTCGTGGTTCTGTCCGTCTTCGCTGGCGTCGGTACGGTCAGCGCCATCGATACGAGCACCGTCGACGACGACAGCGCTCAAAACGTCGCCGTCGGACAGGATACGGCGAGACAGGAAGTCGTCTTCGAGACGACCCTCGACGAGGATGAGAGCGAAGACATCAGCATCGACACGAACGACATCCCGAACACCGACCTCTTGGCCGTCGGTGTGACGTTCGACGGGAGCGGAAACTTCTCCGTCTCGGATAAATCCGTCGACGACGGCGTCGCCGAGTTCACCGTCCAGAACGACGGCGACGACACGGAGACGGTCGAGGTGACGGCGACGCTCGTGTACGACACGAGCGAAGCCGAACTCGACGACCTCGGCGAGTACGACCTCACCGTCGACGGCGACGGGACCGACGGGGAAACCGCCTCGTTCAACCTCACGGCGAACGCCGTCGGAGACGGCGACGTCAACTTCCAGGGCGAGACTGTCCATGTCGACGTCAGTTCCCTGAGCGGTGACCTCGTCCTCCGCGAGGTCGAGGACCGCGGCGACGAGGAGACCAGCTTCATCTCCCAGCTCACCCCCGAGAACGGCTACGTCGAAATCGACACCGACGACCTTGAGGGCGACTACGTCGTCATGGGTGAGGACGGATTCGACAACGGCGTCTTCTTCGAGATAGCCGAACAGGACCTCTCCGCGGAGTGGGACGAGGATTCGGTTACGCAGAACGACGAGGTCGACCTCGTGTTCGACTCCGGCCGCGGTGACTACCTCGTCGAGGTCAGCGCCGACGGTCTGGACGCCGACGAACTGGAGATCATGTTCGGCGACGCGAGCCAGTACGTCGCCACGAACGAGGAAGATGACAGCGTCTACCTCGAAGGCGACACTGATACCACCATCACCGCCGAGGTGACGGACGACATCGACGCCGGCGAGTACGACTTCGAGTTCCAGGTGACGGACACGACCGCGTCCGACTCCGACGAACTCGAAATCGGCGAGGAGAACCGCAACATCGACTTCTCGCAGTCGACCTACACCGAGGAAGTCGGTGACCTCGCCGAGATCACCGTCCAGATGGAGGACACCGACCAGGCGTACGTCTTCCTCGGCGGCGACGACGTCAACTACCTCGAAGCCGTCAGGCTGAACGACGACGACGACGACGGCGAGGTGACGTTCTCGTTCAACACCTTCACCGGGAGCGAGGACGGCACCGACCCGTTCGAGCTCGTGAGCGAGGACGACGAGATCGAGACGGTCACCGGCGACATCGACGTGACCGAGGGTGAGATCGGCGACAACCTCGACGGTGAAGTCGACAGCCGTCTCGAACCCGGCGACTACGACCTCCGGGCGAGCACGTCGCTGCAGTACAACGCCGACGAAGACGAAGTCGAGGACGAACAGGACATCGCCGTCCTCGACCTCGTCGGCCGCAGCACGAACGGCATCAGCACGCTGACCGCTCCTGGCGGGAGCGCCGACGGCTTCGACGACACCGAGGAACTCATCGAGAGCGCCAATCAGAGCGATACGGTCGCCATCGGCGACCGCCTCGTCGTGCGCGTCGACGCCAGCGGTGTCAGCGGCATCATCAACGAGGACGACATCGACTCGCTCCAAGAGAACGGCGTCTACCTCGGCATCGAGGAGACCGACGCGGGCGCGAACGCCGACGAAGAGTCCATTCCGTTCGACGGCGGTAACGCGGCTATCTACCGCGACGAGTCCGTCGCCGAGAATCAGTTCTTCGTCGTCTTCGAGACCGACCAACTCGACCTCGACGAGGACGCGGAGTACCAGGCGTACTTCCGCGTCGGCGAGGAGGGTGAGGACGTGATCGACTACGTCGACGAAGACGAGGAAGAACGCGTCTCGACGACGTTCACCGCCGAAGAACCCGACGCGAACCTCGATCTGAACGACGACGACCAGTACGAGGTCGTTCGCTCCGAAGAGGCGACCGTCCAGTTCGATACGAACCTCGCGGGCGGTTCGGAAGTCACCGTCCGCCTTCGCAGTTCGGAGTCGAACTCCGCGTTCCTGCTCTCGAACACGGTCGAGACGACCGCCAACGGTTCCGTCTCCACGACGTTCGACACCTCCGACATCGAAGCCGGAACCGAGTTCGATATCTCCGTCCGTAGCGGCGGAAGCGACCTTGCGAACGAGGACGGCGTCATCATCAACCAGACGACGCCGACGCCCTCCGACACGCCGATGGACACGCCGATGACCACGGACACGCCGACGGATACGCCGACGGATACGCCAACGGACACGCCGACGGATACGCCGACCGAAACCGAGACGAGCACCCCCACCACGACCGGGGGTAGCACGCCCGGGTTCGGCGTGGTCGTCGCCGTGACGGCACTGCTGGCCGCGGCCCTGCTGGCGACCCGCCGCGACTAG
- a CDS encoding lysine N(6)-hydroxylase/L-ornithine N(5)-oxygenase family protein, whose translation MTAEDDGAGSERTETRDVVGVGVGPFNLGLAALLEGSDADVDAVFLERDAEFHWHEGMLLDGTTLEVPFLADLVTLADPTNPYSYLNYLRETGRIYEFYFYETFQIPRREYDDYLRWVVDEFDACRFSREVTDVRWDGEREEYVVVARHAETGERFEYRGENVALGVGSRPQIPEQLRGHSGEDVFHTARYRHNRERALSAESITVVGSGQSAAEVFYDLLKRQSEHGYRLDWLTRSDGFFPMEYSKLGLQHFTPEYERYVYDLPQAVKDDLIPNQDLLYKGVDPETSADIYDLLYRRSIGDREPDVGLFAMTEARDIEPVGDAYALDCRQWQTDESFVHESEVVVCGTGYERPTPGFLEPLEEEISWDERGRFEVTEDHRLEIDLPGEVFLQNAELHTHGVGVPDLGLGCYRNTKFVNRLAGREVYPEDVDTVYQDFSLDRFVEHAPGASRTESEPTAATRDD comes from the coding sequence ATGACGGCCGAAGACGACGGAGCGGGGAGCGAGCGAACGGAGACGCGCGACGTGGTCGGAGTCGGCGTCGGCCCGTTCAACCTCGGACTCGCGGCCCTCCTAGAGGGTTCCGACGCGGACGTCGACGCCGTCTTCCTCGAACGCGACGCCGAGTTCCACTGGCACGAGGGGATGCTCCTCGACGGCACGACGCTGGAGGTGCCCTTTCTCGCGGACCTCGTGACGCTGGCGGACCCGACGAACCCCTACAGCTACCTCAACTACCTGCGGGAGACCGGGCGAATTTACGAGTTCTACTTCTACGAGACGTTCCAGATTCCCCGCCGCGAGTACGACGACTACCTGCGCTGGGTCGTCGACGAATTCGACGCGTGCCGGTTCAGCCGGGAGGTGACGGACGTACGCTGGGACGGCGAGAGGGAGGAGTACGTCGTCGTCGCTCGACACGCCGAGACGGGCGAACGGTTCGAGTACCGCGGCGAGAACGTGGCGCTCGGCGTCGGGTCGCGGCCGCAGATTCCCGAGCAACTGCGGGGGCACTCGGGGGAGGACGTGTTCCACACGGCGAGGTACCGCCACAACCGCGAGCGCGCGCTGTCCGCCGAGTCGATAACCGTCGTCGGGTCGGGACAGAGCGCCGCGGAGGTGTTCTACGACCTGCTGAAGCGGCAATCCGAGCACGGCTACCGGCTCGACTGGCTCACCCGCTCGGACGGGTTCTTCCCGATGGAGTACTCGAAACTCGGCCTCCAGCACTTCACTCCGGAGTACGAGCGGTACGTCTACGACCTCCCCCAAGCGGTCAAAGACGACCTGATTCCGAACCAGGACCTGCTGTATAAGGGGGTCGACCCGGAGACGAGCGCCGACATCTACGACCTGCTGTACCGGCGGTCCATCGGCGACAGAGAGCCCGACGTCGGCCTGTTCGCGATGACCGAAGCTCGGGATATCGAGCCCGTCGGCGACGCCTACGCGTTGGACTGCCGGCAGTGGCAGACCGACGAGTCGTTCGTCCACGAGAGCGAGGTAGTCGTCTGCGGCACCGGCTACGAGCGGCCGACGCCGGGCTTTCTCGAACCGTTGGAGGAGGAGATATCGTGGGACGAGCGAGGGCGGTTCGAGGTGACCGAAGACCACCGGCTCGAAATCGACCTGCCGGGCGAGGTGTTCCTGCAGAACGCCGAACTCCACACGCACGGCGTCGGCGTCCCGGACCTCGGTCTGGGCTGCTACCGGAACACGAAGTTCGTCAACCGACTGGCGGGTCGAGAGGTGTACCCCGAAGACGTCGACACCGTGTATCAGGACTTCTCGCTCGACCGGTTCGTCGAGCACGCACCGGGCGCTTCCCGAACGGAGAGCGAACCGACCGCGGCGACGAGAGACGACTGA
- a CDS encoding ParA family protein: protein MARAVSVSLQKGGVGKTTIAINLADALAARGNEVLLVDLDQQGNATEGVGKKELYETDGPHIGDVLTEDDPVDVREIIHDREEFDLLPAHVDLDDIEDRIRNSTFGILWVRRRIVEPLLGEEYDYIVIDSPPSLGPLSDASLIGAGNLIVPLLMSEPSVSGFERMVEQQVRPIRNEVDLDILAIVPNDLSGNNEERRIIDDLEASPFAQYLPAFARSEGFGESPGPGIRHRIAFSRAWRDGKTLREYDAGSDMLDRLDQLAQVVENGGTDA from the coding sequence ATGGCGCGCGCAGTGAGCGTGTCGTTGCAGAAGGGCGGGGTCGGGAAGACGACCATCGCGATCAACCTCGCGGACGCACTGGCCGCGCGGGGGAACGAGGTGCTCCTCGTCGACCTCGACCAGCAGGGCAACGCGACCGAGGGCGTCGGAAAGAAAGAACTGTACGAGACAGACGGTCCACACATCGGCGACGTGTTGACCGAGGACGACCCGGTCGACGTGCGCGAGATTATCCACGACCGCGAGGAGTTCGACCTCCTCCCCGCACACGTCGACTTGGACGATATCGAAGACCGGATTCGGAACTCGACGTTCGGTATCCTGTGGGTCCGGCGGCGCATCGTCGAACCCCTCCTCGGGGAGGAGTACGACTACATCGTCATCGACTCGCCGCCGAGTCTCGGACCGCTCTCGGACGCGTCGCTCATCGGGGCGGGCAATCTCATCGTTCCCCTACTCATGAGCGAACCCAGCGTCTCCGGGTTCGAGCGGATGGTCGAACAGCAAGTCCGGCCCATCCGCAACGAGGTAGACCTCGACATCCTCGCCATCGTTCCGAACGACCTCAGCGGTAACAACGAGGAGCGACGCATCATCGACGACCTCGAAGCGTCACCGTTCGCGCAGTATCTCCCCGCGTTCGCGCGTTCGGAAGGGTTCGGGGAGTCGCCGGGGCCCGGAATCAGACACCGCATCGCGTTCAGTCGCGCCTGGCGCGACGGGAAAACACTCCGCGAGTACGACGCCGGCAGCGACATGCTCGACAGACTCGACCAACTGGCGCAGGTCGTCGAGAACGGAGGCACCGATGCCTGA
- a CDS encoding winged helix-turn-helix domain-containing protein produces the protein MIRGDTTTASWNAMFDSLAHATRRRVLAELTDSADVSVDSLSRRTDPDASPETTRTTLYHAHLPKLERNGFIWWDRENDTVGRGPRWETAESVLTAADYLTGRPTSRP, from the coding sequence ATGATTCGTGGTGATACGACGACCGCGTCTTGGAACGCGATGTTCGACTCGCTCGCGCACGCGACGCGCCGTCGCGTGCTCGCAGAACTGACCGACAGCGCCGACGTAAGCGTCGACTCGCTCTCGCGACGAACCGACCCCGACGCCAGTCCGGAGACGACGCGGACCACGCTCTACCACGCCCACCTGCCGAAACTCGAACGTAACGGGTTCATCTGGTGGGACAGGGAGAACGACACGGTCGGCCGCGGCCCGCGATGGGAGACCGCCGAGTCCGTCCTGACGGCCGCCGACTATCTCACGGGGCGGCCGACGTCGCGCCCGTGA